The following nucleotide sequence is from Mucilaginibacter sp. cycad4.
CTTAAAGCAGCCTGGTTTAAAGATCATGGAAAACCCTACGCCCAGGCATCATCAATGGCTAAACTATACGCATCTGAAGTAGCTATGCGCACCACCACCGAAGCGGTGCAGATTCACGGGGGGTATGGTTATGTGAAGGAATATCACGTTGAGCGCCTGATGCGGGACGCCAAAATAACTCAGATTTATGAGGGAACGTCTGAAATTCAAAGAATTGTCATTTCGCGCGGATTGTTGAAATAACAGCGCTGTTTTTATACCTTTGAAAGTATATAGATTAAGTAGACTATATATTTAAGTATGACTTTCAAAAATATCGCGGCCGGTGTTTGCGGATTATTATTTCTGCAAACCGGCTTTGCTCAAACAAAACTCAAAACCGGTGTATGGCGCGCTGCGCTCAAAACCAAATCAGGTACCGAAATCCCTTTTAATTTCGAGGTTAACAATACAGGCGGCAAACAACAATTAGCTATCATTAACGGTGCTGAGCATTTTAAGGTAACAGACGTTGCCACCAAAGGCGATTCGGTATTTATCCATATGCCGCTGTTCAATTCAGAATTTAAACTGAAACTTAACGGAGATAGTCTTAACGGCAACTGGGTAAGGCACCTGGCGGATAATGATCTTCTTGTTCCGTTCAGCGCCCAGCCTAACACTTCATGGCGCTTTTTTAAAAATACTGAAAAACCGGCATTTAATATCGGCGGCCGCTGGTCGGCAGTGTTTGGTGAGGGCGAGGGCCGCGATACCACCGTCGGCGAATTTAAACAGGATGGGAATAAACTTACCGGTACATTCCTAACTACCACCGGCGACTATCGTTTTTTAGAAGGAACGGTGAATGGCAATAAACTATACCTGTCAACTTTTGACGGAGGCCATGCCTATACCTTTACTGCTACTATAGGCGATGATAAAACCATTACCGATGGTAAATTTTATGCCGGCTATTCGGCAGTTCAACCCTGGACTGCTGTAAAGGACGAAAACGCCCAACTGCCCGATGCATATTCGCTCACTTCATTAAAACCGGGGTATAAAAAAATAGCTTTCAGCTTTAAGGACCTTGATAGCAAAACCGTTTCGCTTGATGATGCCCGGTTCAGGAACAAAGTGGTAATTGTGCAGATATTGGGTTCATGGTGCCCCAACTGTATGGACGAAACAGCCTATATGGTTAACTACTATAAAAAATATCACAATAAAGGTGTTGAGGTAATTGGCCTGGCTTATGAGCGTACCACCGATTTTGAAAAATCAAAGAAAGCGCTGCAGCAGGTAAAAGACAGGTTTAAAGTACCTTATTCGCTGTTGGTGACCGGCTATACCAGCGATAAAAAGCAAACCGCCCAAAGCCTGCCCATGTTATCAAAAGTGGTTGGCTTCCCTACCACCATCATTATTGATAAAAACGGCGACGTACAAAAGATCCATACAGGTTTCAACGGCCCCGGAACAGGAGATCATTATACCGAGTTTATCAGCGAGTTTGAAAAGCTGACGGATGATCTAATCCAGGCCCCCCCCGCCCCCTAAAGGGGGTGCTTTTGATTTGCAGAGTTTCTATTCCCTTTCAAACAAAAACGCTTTGCCCTTGGCAAAGCGTTTTTGTTTGAAAGTCTCTGAAAAGGCCGTTTGCATATGGGCACCCCCTTTAGGGGGCGGGGGGGGCGACCTCAACGCCAAAATACGCTTCCAACTCGTTTAACGTTGACGAGCTGGTTGCAATATCTTTAATGATCACACCTTTTTCCATCAGCAGGATCCGGTCGCACACATCGGTGATGTGGTTAAGGTCATGGCTGGATACTATGGTGGTTACTCCTTTGTTTTTATTGAGGTCCTTCAACAGGTTTTTAAGCCTGAACTGGGTACTTGGGTCGATATTGGCGAAAGGTTCGTCCAGCATTAGAAGCTGAGGCTCCTGTAACAGACAGGCCGCTACACCAACTTTGCATTGGTTACCTTTTGACAGGTCGCGGACGTACTTTCCTTTCTTCAGGATCTCGCCATTAAAAAAATCGGTTAGGCCAACCAACACCTCGTCAACATACGCGCGGTTATGACTATGCAGCCCTCCTATAAAATAAAAATACTCTTCAGGCGTAAGGTAATCTATCAGGAAACCTTCGTCGAGATAGGCCGCGGTATAGTCCTTCCATTTTTCATGACCGGCTACAAGTTCATCGTTGGATAAGATCTCGCCGCTTTCGGCGCGAATGAGGTCGAGCACCATCCGGAACAGCGTGGTTTTGCCTGCACCGTTATTACCTACAAGACCAACGCTTTCGCCTTTGTTAATTTGCAGGGCAGGTACATCCACAACGGTAATCCCGTTATAAATTTTTTTAAGATTTCTTACTTCAATCATGATTATTTATTTCTGAAGCCTTCGGCAACGGTATAACGTTTTTGCATAAAATCCTCCTCCAGTTTTTTCACCCAAAAATCGCTGGTTAAAATGAATATGATCCCGGTACCGGCCAGCATGGCCAGGCCTATGTCGGCATGTTTAAACAGGGAGAAAGGGAGGTAAATGATATACGGCGTGATCATCAAGGGAAACGAAATAAGCATTTGCGTTGCCCCTACCCCTTCCCAGTTAAATGATGCACCTTTTGACAGATCTATCCGTTTGGCATTGCGGTTAGCAAAAAACAGCACAATGGTTGTGTTGACGCCGATGTTCCACAGGTACATTACAAAATGCACCAAAACAATGTGCCAGCCAAAATAGGCATAGGGAGTAGTCAATATAAAAGCCACGGTTGATACCATGGTAAACAGCAGGTATTTTGCCTTTAAAAAATCGCGGAAATTGATCTTGCTTACCAGCAGGCCATCAAAATGAGCACCCTGCCAGCTATACATGAACTGCCCATAACTGATAATAAAAATACCGGTCATGAACATCCCAACAAAAATGTACATGTTTTGCCCAAACTGCTTATTGGTATAAAATATGAGCCCGTAAAACATAAAGAACAAGCCCATAACTAATGCAGACCGGGGCCGCTTATTACGGAAGATCAGTTTCAACTCGTTAGCGACGAGGTCACCAACTTTACCAAACCTGTTTAACAGCGGAAACTCCGTACTGCTTTTATAAGCCGATGCCTTGCGGGAGCTTAACTCTTCGAGGTACAGGTTTTGTTTTAAGTAGGCAAAATTGATGTAATACATAATTGCAGCAAGCACAACAGGCAGTAATACCAACGCCGGTTTATTGAGCAAATGACCAAAGTACAAATAAGAAATATTGCGTACCGAATACAGGTGAAACCTGAAATCGCCGGTGATAATGAGGATGAGGGCTGCTGCGAACACCAGAAAAACCCAGCCGTTAAGATTGGCCTTGCGTTTAATAAACAGCGAGAGGTAGTTATTGAAAAGCATGAAACCGATAATAGCCAATATAAAAGCCAACGCAGGCAAAGCGCCTGAATCGGTAAGAATCACTTTTAAAACAAAGGGTGCAAAAAGTATAATGGGCCACAGGTTAAAAACCGAGAGCATGGCCGTAAAAGCCAGATAGCCGACTACCGTATTCCTTTTTATGGGTAAATGAAGATATGGTTGCACCCTTAACGTAGGCAGTTCCTGCAATTGCATGCGCATCATCAGGTCAAACAAAAAATAAAGCAGGATGATACCGCAAAAAGAAACCACTATATCATCATGCGGAAAAACCTGGCCCAGAATTTCATTCAAAAACAAACCGGCAAGCAAAATACATCCAAAAAGATAAAGGATAAGTAAGGCCATTACCACGCGGATAGCAATACTTTTACCTGTATTTTTTGACCGCCAGAAAGCTTTAAGCTCGTGCCCGAGAAAGGTAGTGATCATAAGTATAGACAGTTAAAGGTTAAGGTATAGGTTTTATATGAAAGCACAAAGCTATAATTGTTTTATATAAAAACTACAGGCATAGTGCACAAATCCTAAAGCTATAAATTAATTAATATTGGTCAAATCGTTATATGATATTAACTAACAGGCTCTATAAATCAAAGCTTAAGTTAGTATTTATACCTGTCGCCCCAAAGTTTTCTTAACTTTTCTTTTGATTCGTTTTCGCGCGCATTGTTACCTGGATCGTAAATCTTTGTACCGCGGATAGCATCCGGCAGAAAATCAAGATCGGTAAAATTGCCTTCGTAGCTATGGGCATATTTATAGTCCTTACCATAACCTATGTTTTTCATGAATTTGGTTGGGGCGTTACGTAAGTGCAGGGGCACGGGCAAATCGCCGGTTTGACGCACCAGTGCTATGGCTGCACCAATAGCCGTAGTGGCCGAATTACTTTTAGCCGATGTTGCCAGGTAGATAGCCGTTTGCGATAAAATAAGCTGCGATTCGGGCATGCCTATTTTATTTACGGCCTCAAAGCAGCTTTGTGCAAGCAGTAACGCGTTGGGATTAGCGTTGCCAATATCTTCGGATGCCAGGATCAGCATGCGCCGGGCTATGAAAAGCGGGTCTTCGCCGCCTACTATCATACGGGCCAGCCAATAAACGGCACCGTTAGGATCAGAGCCCCGCATGGATTTTATAAAGGCCGAAATGATATCATAGTGCTGCTCACCGGTTTTATCATACAGCGCCATATTTTGTTGTACGTGCTCCAGTACAACCTCATCGGTCAGTATTATTTCAGGCGTATCAAAAGCGTTTACCAGCAGCTCGAAAATATTGAGCAGTTTGCGGGCATCCCCTCCCGAAAGGCGCAATAAAGCCTCATGATCTTTGATGGTGACGCTTTTTTCTTTCAAAGCCACGTCTTCTTTCATGGCTTTGTTGAGCAAATCGATCAGATCTGTTTCAGAAAGGGATTGTAAAATATATACCTGGCATCGCGACAGCAAAGCCGAGATCACCTCAAAAGATGGGTTCTCAGTAGTGGCACCTATCAGTGTAACAATGCCCCGCTCTACAGCGCCTAATAATGAATCCTGCTGCGATTTGGAAAACCGGTGGATCTCATCGATAAATAATATCGGCAATATTTCGCCTTGTTGTTTTAACAGGGATGCTTTTTCAATCACTTCTCTTACGTCTTTTACGCCCGAGTTGATGGCACTTAAAGCAAAAAACGGACGAAATAATGACTGTGAAATAATATAAGCCAAAGTGGTTTTACCTACTCCCGGCGGCCCCCAGAATATCATCGACGGTAATGAGCCCGATTCGATAGCTTTCCGTAAAACAGCCCCCGGCCCAACAAGGTGTTTTTGCCCAACATAATCATCAAGCGATTTGGGGCGCATACGTTCGGCTAATGGAGGA
It contains:
- a CDS encoding replication-associated recombination protein A; its protein translation is MNNLPPLAERMRPKSLDDYVGQKHLVGPGAVLRKAIESGSLPSMIFWGPPGVGKTTLAYIISQSLFRPFFALSAINSGVKDVREVIEKASLLKQQGEILPILFIDEIHRFSKSQQDSLLGAVERGIVTLIGATTENPSFEVISALLSRCQVYILQSLSETDLIDLLNKAMKEDVALKEKSVTIKDHEALLRLSGGDARKLLNIFELLVNAFDTPEIILTDEVVLEHVQQNMALYDKTGEQHYDIISAFIKSMRGSDPNGAVYWLARMIVGGEDPLFIARRMLILASEDIGNANPNALLLAQSCFEAVNKIGMPESQLILSQTAIYLATSAKSNSATTAIGAAIALVRQTGDLPVPLHLRNAPTKFMKNIGYGKDYKYAHSYEGNFTDLDFLPDAIRGTKIYDPGNNARENESKEKLRKLWGDRYKY
- a CDS encoding ABC transporter ATP-binding protein, with product MIEVRNLKKIYNGITVVDVPALQINKGESVGLVGNNGAGKTTLFRMVLDLIRAESGEILSNDELVAGHEKWKDYTAAYLDEGFLIDYLTPEEYFYFIGGLHSHNRAYVDEVLVGLTDFFNGEILKKGKYVRDLSKGNQCKVGVAACLLQEPQLLMLDEPFANIDPSTQFRLKNLLKDLNKNKGVTTIVSSHDLNHITDVCDRILLMEKGVIIKDIATSSSTLNELEAYFGVEVAPPAP
- a CDS encoding TlpA disulfide reductase family protein, with the protein product MTFKNIAAGVCGLLFLQTGFAQTKLKTGVWRAALKTKSGTEIPFNFEVNNTGGKQQLAIINGAEHFKVTDVATKGDSVFIHMPLFNSEFKLKLNGDSLNGNWVRHLADNDLLVPFSAQPNTSWRFFKNTEKPAFNIGGRWSAVFGEGEGRDTTVGEFKQDGNKLTGTFLTTTGDYRFLEGTVNGNKLYLSTFDGGHAYTFTATIGDDKTITDGKFYAGYSAVQPWTAVKDENAQLPDAYSLTSLKPGYKKIAFSFKDLDSKTVSLDDARFRNKVVIVQILGSWCPNCMDETAYMVNYYKKYHNKGVEVIGLAYERTTDFEKSKKALQQVKDRFKVPYSLLVTGYTSDKKQTAQSLPMLSKVVGFPTTIIIDKNGDVQKIHTGFNGPGTGDHYTEFISEFEKLTDDLIQAPPAP
- a CDS encoding DUF5687 family protein — protein: MITTFLGHELKAFWRSKNTGKSIAIRVVMALLILYLFGCILLAGLFLNEILGQVFPHDDIVVSFCGIILLYFLFDLMMRMQLQELPTLRVQPYLHLPIKRNTVVGYLAFTAMLSVFNLWPIILFAPFVLKVILTDSGALPALAFILAIIGFMLFNNYLSLFIKRKANLNGWVFLVFAAALILIITGDFRFHLYSVRNISYLYFGHLLNKPALVLLPVVLAAIMYYINFAYLKQNLYLEELSSRKASAYKSSTEFPLLNRFGKVGDLVANELKLIFRNKRPRSALVMGLFFMFYGLIFYTNKQFGQNMYIFVGMFMTGIFIISYGQFMYSWQGAHFDGLLVSKINFRDFLKAKYLLFTMVSTVAFILTTPYAYFGWHIVLVHFVMYLWNIGVNTTIVLFFANRNAKRIDLSKGASFNWEGVGATQMLISFPLMITPYIIYLPFSLFKHADIGLAMLAGTGIIFILTSDFWVKKLEEDFMQKRYTVAEGFRNK